GCAGGAGCAGCTATTTATGTACATCCCAAGCACTATACATACACCCTTCCCCAATGAACGGTATTGAAGATCGTCCCTTCCTTTCCCTGGATTGTGAAAACTACCCAGAGTCCAAGCGCTCTAAGATCTAGTGGCACTTCTTCTCAGTAGGCTTCAGCAGAGTAAGAGAGTCACGAACGGATCCATCGCTACCGACAATGTACTCCCAGGTCAGGGCGGTAGAGTTGATAACGGTCAGTTTGCTGAATCCATAGTCCTCCTTGTTCAGGACGACAGTGATATTCTGCAAGTGCTGACCCTTGCTGAACTCACTGTGACTCTCCAGGTTACCGGCAGCGCCGTTGATCAGGTGGGTCATCGACTTTCCGGCGTTGGTGTAGAAGGTGTTGTTGTTGACCACCGAAGCAGTGTCAATAGTACCGTTGGTGCCGAGGGGGAAGAGTCGCTCGTACCAGTGAATGTGGCTGTTGAGATTGTTAGCGGCCCAGTCTCTTCGCCTGCAGCTTGCACTTGTCCAATGTCGGTCGTGACACTTACCCAGCGATATAAGCATCAACACCGTTCTCCAGCATCAGGGACTCGAACGCATCACGGAGGTTCTTCTGGTAACCTGAAGTGGCAGAGCTGTACATGGGGCGGTGGCCCATGACGATGACCCAAGGGGTCTTTTTGCGGTTCACACTCTCCAGGTCGTCCTTCAGCCACTGGTATTGCTCGTAAGCCTTGTTGTCGTTGACGCTGCCGTCCACATCACCGAAAGGACCACTATCGGTGATATACGTCTCGGGCTCCGTGGGGTGGGTCTCATTGCCCTTCACATCCTCAGCAAAGGACTTCTCAGGGCTCTTGGCAAAATCGGTCTCGCTGTTGATGGAGACGAAGTGGGCAAGACCGTAATCAAAAGAGTACCAGAAGTTACCGACGCCACCGGTTTCCTTGCCAGGCATGCGGAAACGGTGCTGGAAGGCAGTGAAGTTGCTATGTAGCGGTCAGTAAGCGCCATCAGAGACGGGGCCGTGAGGGACAGGCCAGTGATTCCCTTACCGTTGAGAAGGCGGGCAGCTGTAGTAGGTCAAAGCGCTCTTGGCGGTAGTGGTGTTGGGCTCGTTCTCGTTGAGATATGAGGTGAGAACATTGCCAGGACCGTCAAACTCGGCACAAGCTGCCTCGTGATTGCCAGGTAGAACCATGTAAGGAATCTTGGTGGTGATATCGCCCATCCACTGCTGCCAGAGATCCCAGTTGCTCTCGTACAGAACGCTCATGTCACCACCCTGAGGGCTGCCCTGGTTGGGGACTTCACCCTTGGGAAGAGGCTTCTTGTACTCATCGGGAATTGGGCCACTCCCGGGCAAGGCAGTGTCGGTACCGTTGTAGCAGACCGGCCAGTCATCCGCACAGGGCAGAATGCCAGAGTACCAGTCGTCAGCGTAACTGATGTCGCCGCCGTGCCAAGCAAAAGCAGTACCCTCCTTGGCAGCCTGCACCAAGTACTTGTGAGTACCTTGGGCATTGGTGTAGCCCATGTCGTTCAGCACAGCGACGCTGAACTTTTTGTCGTCACCAGCCTTTTGAGCGGTCTGGAAGCTCATCACCTCGGATTCGGTGGTACCATTGGCTGCAGTGATCTGGTAATAGTACGTCGTGCCAGCCTTGAGGTGGTCCAGAGAAACCTCATGGAAGAACTGACTGCACTGGGTGATGGCGGAGACTTGCGAGCAAGGCGGGGTGCGGTCATAACTGAGAAGAAGCATATCTCACTttagaaaaacaaaaaatctTTCACCGGCTACATTTGCTAAGTGCCTGCTGGAAGTGTATGTACTCACGTATGCGACGAACCTGTCGCGCGCTTATCGAGCTTGTTCGGGTGCTTGCCCCATTTGATTTCCGGGGCGCGGCCCAGACCGAAGGGAGTCTGGTAGTGAATGTTGACGCCACGGGGAAGATATGAGAGCGAGATCACATTGACATTGTTGGTCGGGTTGGCGGAGGACGGCTTGACCGCAGGAGGTTCCACGAGACGAGGGAAGCCCTTGCCATTGCCATTGACGCTGGGGTCAACCCAATCACCGACCGGGACCGCAGGACCCTTGTATGGGTACTCTGTGTCAACCGTAGGACGGGCGTTGACAGCAGCAGTCAGCGCCAGCAAGACAGAAGCAGTGGTCGCCTTCATGATGAAGAGTAAGGAGGACTACCCTGAAAACTTTTC
The window above is part of the Penicillium oxalicum strain HP7-1 chromosome VI, whole genome shotgun sequence genome. Proteins encoded here:
- a CDS encoding Acid phosphatase, which encodes MKATTASVLLALTAAVNARPTVDTEYPYKGPAVPVGDWVDPSVNGNGKGFPRLVEPPAVKPSSANPTNNVNVISLSYLPRGVNIHYQTPFGLGRAPEIKWGKHPNKLDKRATGSSHTYDRTPPCSQVSAITQCSQFFHEVSLDHLKAGTTYYYQITAANGTTESEVMSFQTAQKAGDDKKFSVAVLNDMGYTNAQGTHKYLVQAAKEGTAFAWHGGDISYADDWYSGILPCADDWPVCYNGTDTALPGSGPIPDEYKKPLPKGEVPNQGSPQGGDMSVLYESNWDLWQQWMGDITTKIPYMVLPGNHEAACAEFDGPGNVLTSYLNENEPNTTTAKSALTYYSCPPSQRNFTAFQHRFRMPGKETGGVGNFWYSFDYGLAHFVSINSETDFAKSPEKSFAEDVKGNETHPTEPETYITDSGPFGDVDGSVNDNKAYEQYQWLKDDLESVNRKKTPWVIVMGHRPMYSSATSGYQKNLRDAFESLMLENGVDAYIAGHIHWYERLFPLGTNGTIDTASVVNNNTFYTNAGKSMTHLINGAAGNLESHSEFSKGQHLQNITVVLNKEDYGFSKLTVINSTALTWEYIVGSDGSVRDSLTLLKPTEKKCH